From Humisphaera borealis, the proteins below share one genomic window:
- a CDS encoding isochorismatase family protein, protein MAIRSLLLASLLLCTTVAAANPSYRLDLRTRAPVGGVGGLIEVVEKPAEWAPSETALVICDMWDTHWCKSASERTALVAPRIDKLAKSMRANGSLIIHAPSDTMKFYAEAPGRRLAIAAPKVEPPSPPNRTGGPALPIDDKDNGCDDLPQCVIPNGKTIPYPWKRQISTIEIADTDPITDNGQEVYNLLKQRGIKHLLVCGVHTNMCILHRSFAIKQMTRWGIDCALVRDCTDAMYNPRRAPFVSHACGTGMVIEYIEQFWCPSILSTQILADAKPTKVLLISAEQEYGAKETLPAFAKEVLEPLGYATQHINSDDVKSIAGLDALKDADVLVLFLRRRELPEDQLAKFKAWFEAGKPVVALRTASHGFQTYLEFDKQVLGGSYTNHYGKGGITKITIDEKAKDHPILRGVKGPFESNGSLYKVNPLGPNTTPLLTGTFQDKPPEPVAWTNTYKGGRIFYTSLGHADDFKLPQFRTLLSNAIQWAADKPVTVK, encoded by the coding sequence ATGGCTATCCGATCGCTTCTTTTGGCTTCACTGCTTCTGTGCACGACGGTCGCCGCGGCCAACCCGTCTTACCGTCTGGACCTTCGCACCCGTGCGCCGGTCGGCGGAGTTGGTGGCCTGATCGAGGTGGTCGAGAAGCCCGCCGAGTGGGCCCCGTCGGAAACAGCGCTGGTCATCTGCGACATGTGGGATACCCACTGGTGCAAGAGTGCATCGGAGCGAACCGCGCTGGTCGCACCACGGATCGACAAGCTGGCAAAGTCCATGCGAGCGAACGGGTCGCTGATCATCCATGCCCCCAGTGACACGATGAAGTTCTACGCCGAAGCTCCCGGCCGAAGACTCGCGATCGCCGCCCCGAAGGTCGAGCCGCCGAGCCCGCCCAACCGCACCGGCGGGCCTGCTCTCCCGATCGATGACAAAGACAACGGCTGCGACGACCTTCCCCAGTGCGTCATCCCCAACGGCAAGACGATTCCGTATCCGTGGAAGCGGCAGATCTCGACGATCGAAATCGCCGACACCGACCCCATCACCGACAACGGCCAGGAGGTCTACAACCTCCTCAAGCAGCGGGGCATCAAGCACCTTCTCGTGTGCGGCGTTCATACGAACATGTGCATCCTGCATCGATCGTTCGCGATCAAGCAGATGACGCGGTGGGGCATCGATTGCGCCCTGGTCCGCGACTGCACCGATGCGATGTACAACCCGCGTCGGGCACCGTTCGTCAGCCATGCCTGCGGTACGGGGATGGTCATTGAGTACATCGAGCAGTTCTGGTGTCCTTCGATCCTGAGCACACAGATCCTCGCCGACGCCAAGCCGACGAAAGTACTGCTCATCTCGGCCGAGCAGGAGTATGGTGCCAAGGAAACCCTGCCTGCCTTTGCAAAAGAAGTCCTCGAACCGCTCGGCTACGCAACCCAGCACATCAACAGCGACGACGTGAAGAGCATTGCCGGCCTGGACGCATTGAAAGACGCCGACGTGCTGGTGCTGTTCCTGCGTCGTCGCGAACTGCCCGAGGATCAGTTGGCGAAGTTCAAAGCCTGGTTCGAAGCCGGCAAGCCCGTGGTCGCGCTGCGAACGGCCTCGCATGGGTTCCAGACTTACCTGGAGTTCGACAAGCAGGTGCTCGGCGGAAGCTACACCAACCATTACGGCAAGGGCGGGATCACGAAGATCACGATCGACGAGAAGGCCAAGGACCACCCGATCCTGCGCGGCGTAAAGGGCCCCTTCGAATCGAACGGATCGCTGTACAAGGTCAATCCCCTGGGACCCAACACAACGCCGCTGCTGACGGGCACGTTCCAGGACAAGCCGCCGGAGCCGGTGGCCTGGACGAACACGTATAAAGGCGGCCGGATCTTTTACACCTCGCTCGGGCATGCCGACGACTTCAAGTTGCCGCAGTTCCGCACACTGCTGAGCAACGCCATCCAATGGGCCGCGGACAAGCCCGTGACCGTCAAGTAG
- a CDS encoding TIM barrel protein: protein MLTRRNLLKFAALSAAGTALGCSTSTTSADPVAKDKVKAPLFKISLAEWSFHVAMLKDKSMDHLDFAKVARTEFDIDGVEYVNQMFMDKATNQAYLADMKKRADDHGVRSVLIMCDREGDLGDPDEAKRKLAVENHHKWADAAKFLGCHSIRVNAKSKGSYDEQSKLAADGLARLSDYCAKLDLNCIVENHGGLSSNGEWLAKTIKATGKKNCGTLPDFGNFKVSPTEEYDRYKGVTELMPFAKGVSAKSHEFDAQGNETKTDYIKMMKIVLGAGYHSYVGIEYEGTKLAERDGIKATLNLLKRVREQLA, encoded by the coding sequence ATGCTCACTCGTCGCAACCTGCTCAAGTTCGCCGCCCTTTCGGCCGCCGGCACGGCCCTGGGCTGCTCAACCAGCACCACGTCCGCCGACCCGGTCGCGAAGGACAAGGTCAAAGCCCCGTTGTTCAAGATCTCGCTCGCCGAGTGGTCCTTCCACGTCGCGATGCTTAAGGACAAGTCGATGGACCACCTCGACTTCGCCAAGGTTGCCCGCACCGAGTTTGACATCGACGGCGTCGAGTACGTCAACCAGATGTTCATGGACAAGGCCACCAACCAAGCCTATCTCGCCGACATGAAGAAGCGTGCCGACGATCATGGCGTACGCAGCGTACTGATCATGTGCGATCGGGAAGGCGACCTCGGCGACCCCGACGAGGCCAAGCGCAAACTTGCCGTTGAAAACCACCACAAGTGGGCCGACGCTGCGAAGTTTCTCGGCTGCCACTCGATCCGCGTGAACGCCAAGAGCAAGGGGAGCTACGACGAGCAGAGCAAGCTCGCCGCCGACGGCCTGGCACGGCTCAGCGATTACTGCGCCAAGCTGGACCTTAACTGCATCGTCGAGAACCACGGCGGTCTCTCGAGCAATGGCGAATGGCTCGCCAAGACCATCAAGGCGACCGGCAAGAAGAACTGCGGCACACTCCCCGATTTCGGCAATTTCAAGGTCTCCCCGACCGAAGAATACGACCGCTACAAGGGCGTGACGGAGCTCATGCCCTTCGCCAAAGGCGTCAGCGCCAAAAGCCATGAGTTCGACGCGCAGGGCAACGAGACCAAAACCGATTACATCAAGATGATGAAAATCGTCCTCGGTGCCGGCTACCACAGCTACGTCGGCATCGAGTACGAAGGAACCAAGCTCGCAGAGCGCGACGGCATCAAGGCCACGCTCAACTTGCTCAAGCGCGTGCGGGAGCAGTTGGCGTAA
- a CDS encoding DnaJ family domain-containing protein, translated as MSLKDIDLGAALHRLADRKIEQAIKDGKFDRLEGAGKPLDLEPMPAEENARLTWWALRLLKQNDFIPHEVQWLKQIEQLKEKLEQTTDDTQVVHLVAAINRLVFQLNTLGTNAISGPVAQVSLEAERAKRRTP; from the coding sequence ATGTCGTTGAAGGACATTGACCTCGGTGCCGCGCTGCATCGCCTGGCCGACCGCAAGATCGAGCAGGCGATCAAGGACGGAAAGTTCGACCGCCTGGAAGGTGCCGGCAAGCCACTCGACCTCGAGCCCATGCCGGCCGAAGAGAACGCAAGGCTCACCTGGTGGGCCCTTCGGCTGTTGAAGCAGAACGACTTCATCCCGCACGAAGTGCAGTGGCTGAAGCAGATCGAGCAACTGAAAGAGAAGCTGGAGCAAACGACCGACGACACGCAGGTCGTTCACCTGGTGGCGGCGATCAACCGGCTGGTCTTCCAGTTGAACACACTCGGCACGAACGCGATTAGCGGCCCGGTGGCACAGGTGTCGCTGGAGGCCGAGCGTGCGAAGCGAAGAACGCCATAG
- a CDS encoding lipoyl domain-containing protein, which translates to MLLQGGPFILSRWRVKEGEYILKGQVIADIETDKACGELEADCSGHVRRLLVAEGAAIYPGEPLIDLDESA; encoded by the coding sequence ATGTTGCTCCAAGGCGGCCCGTTTATCCTTTCGAGATGGCGGGTGAAGGAAGGCGAGTACATCCTCAAAGGGCAGGTGATTGCAGACATCGAGACAGACAAAGCCTGCGGCGAGCTAGAAGCCGATTGCAGCGGCCACGTACGGCGGCTTCTTGTCGCCGAGGGTGCGGCGATTTATCCCGGTGAGCCGCTGATCGACCTGGACGAGTCGGCCTGA
- a CDS encoding PP2C family protein-serine/threonine phosphatase, with the protein MPTDATAPLPDLSRLIPDLPPVEVIEQQLDAVEREMTSLREEVEQLRKRDRTVNFHMQRIDEELRMAARLQQDFLPKSMPRFGTVGFNALWRPAGYVSGDIYDIFRLDENHVGFYIADAVGHGVPAALLTMFIKHSLVTKEISNQTYRLLDPGETLARLNDALAGQNLATGTFCTACYAVLDLQTQVMELASAGHPTPMLLRGDDPPRPIPVEGSLLGIFEGEQYRTRTIQLGAGDRVLLYTDGVEVAFSPDSETADPYRFSEELFKRRHLSGEALIYEIARHLDFEVGSLNPRDDLTLLVMGIGGEETV; encoded by the coding sequence ATGCCGACGGACGCGACCGCCCCGCTGCCCGACCTGTCGCGGCTGATTCCCGATTTGCCGCCGGTGGAGGTGATCGAGCAGCAACTTGACGCGGTGGAGCGCGAAATGACGTCGCTCCGTGAAGAAGTGGAGCAGCTTCGCAAGCGCGACCGGACCGTCAACTTCCATATGCAGCGCATCGACGAAGAGCTGCGGATGGCAGCACGATTGCAGCAGGACTTTCTTCCGAAGTCGATGCCAAGATTCGGGACTGTCGGGTTCAATGCCCTCTGGCGTCCGGCAGGGTATGTCAGCGGGGACATCTACGACATCTTCCGCCTCGACGAGAACCATGTCGGGTTCTACATCGCCGATGCCGTCGGGCACGGCGTACCGGCGGCGCTGCTGACGATGTTCATCAAGCATTCGCTCGTCACGAAAGAGATCAGCAATCAGACCTACCGTCTGCTGGATCCCGGCGAAACGCTGGCCCGGTTGAATGACGCCCTCGCCGGGCAGAACCTGGCGACCGGTACGTTTTGCACGGCGTGCTATGCGGTGCTCGACCTGCAGACCCAGGTGATGGAACTGGCCAGCGCCGGCCATCCGACGCCCATGCTGCTGCGCGGAGACGACCCGCCCAGGCCAATTCCGGTCGAAGGTTCCCTGCTTGGTATCTTCGAAGGAGAGCAGTACCGAACGCGAACGATTCAACTCGGCGCCGGGGATCGCGTCCTGCTTTACACCGATGGCGTCGAAGTCGCGTTCTCACCCGACAGCGAGACCGCCGATCCTTACCGATTCAGTGAGGAGCTCTTCAAGCGAAGGCATCTCAGCGGCGAGGCGCTGATCTACGAGATCGCCCGTCACCTCGACTTCGAAGTCGGCAGCCTGAATCCGCGGGACGATCTGACGCTGCTTGTGATGGGAATCGGGGGCGAAGAGACGGTGTGA
- the queG gene encoding tRNA epoxyqueuosine(34) reductase QueG encodes MRNPIDQLRDATLARAVKAKATELGFDLVGIAPADPSRFAAFFRRWLDEGRQGEMAYLADRFDERVDPRRYLPEARSVICVARNYYSTLEPIPEADRQRHGRIARYALGKDYHSHLKDKLYDLADWLRETVPGSQTRSSVDTAPVMEREMAARAGIGWVGKNTCIIHPRVGSYLLLGQVLTTIDLPIDEPEPDHCGTCTRCIDACPTQAITGPYQLDARRCISYLTIEHTGDIAPELASQMGDWVFGCDICQDVCPHNRQPPETTDAALRPRIPTGSIEVDRARHWSMDEYHAGTRHTAMRRVKLPQFQRNAAIAFENLSRAKDAIDTVARQHDG; translated from the coding sequence ATGCGCAACCCCATCGATCAACTTCGCGATGCCACCCTCGCCCGCGCCGTCAAGGCCAAAGCGACCGAGCTCGGCTTCGACCTCGTCGGCATCGCGCCGGCCGATCCTTCACGCTTTGCGGCGTTCTTCCGTCGCTGGCTCGACGAAGGCCGGCAGGGGGAGATGGCGTACCTCGCCGACCGGTTCGACGAGCGGGTCGACCCGCGCCGGTATCTGCCTGAAGCCAGGTCGGTCATCTGCGTCGCCCGCAACTATTACAGCACGCTCGAACCCATTCCCGAAGCCGACCGCCAGCGCCATGGCCGCATCGCCCGCTATGCCCTGGGCAAGGATTACCACAGCCATCTGAAGGACAAGCTCTACGATCTGGCCGACTGGCTTCGCGAAACTGTCCCGGGCTCGCAAACCCGCAGCAGCGTCGATACCGCACCGGTTATGGAGCGAGAGATGGCCGCCCGCGCGGGCATCGGATGGGTGGGTAAGAACACCTGCATCATTCACCCCCGCGTCGGATCGTATCTGCTGCTCGGCCAGGTGCTGACGACGATCGACCTGCCCATCGACGAACCCGAGCCTGACCACTGCGGCACCTGCACCCGCTGTATCGACGCCTGCCCCACGCAGGCGATCACCGGCCCGTATCAGCTCGACGCCCGGCGGTGCATCTCGTACCTCACAATCGAACACACCGGCGATATCGCTCCGGAGCTGGCGTCGCAGATGGGCGATTGGGTCTTCGGTTGCGACATCTGCCAGGACGTGTGCCCGCACAACCGACAGCCGCCGGAGACAACCGATGCGGCGCTACGGCCGAGAATCCCGACCGGATCCATCGAAGTCGACCGCGCACGGCACTGGTCAATGGACGAGTACCACGCCGGGACACGCCACACGGCCATGCGGCGGGTGAAGCTGCCGCAATTCCAGCGCAACGCGGCGATCGCATTCGAGAACCTGTCGCGGGCGAAAGACGCGATCGACACGGTCGCACGACAGCACGATGGGTAA
- a CDS encoding replication-associated recombination protein A: MDLFADVRQKNLDRVAPLAVRMRPRSLDEFVGQQHFLAPGKLLRRMLEADRLTSVIFYGPPGTGKTTLASLVAQYTNCHFEQVNAAAVGVKEVRAILDGARDRLGHNGRRTVLFLDEIHRFNRSQQDILLPDVEAGHIILVGATTENPFFSVNSPLISRSQVFQFAPIAEDDIRQLIRRAATDKERGFGKLPIELTDEAVDHWAKICDGDARRALMALEVAVLSLMEEGTKAHQHESAEGKEPSTLRGSVPTLTISLDVAEQSIQQKAIVYDGTGDEHYDAASALIKSMRGSDPDAAIYWLARMLEAGEDPRFIARRIAILASEDVGNADPRAISIAAACYDIVERIGMPEARITLAQAVVYMSAAPKSNRSYAAINAAVDDVRNGRTIPVPKHLRDGTYAGAARLGNGAGYQYAHDQPGAFVAQDYLGVDKTYYVPSDQGFEKEIGRRLDWLWNQPKAGENANEGSDRMK; the protein is encoded by the coding sequence ATGGACCTCTTCGCCGATGTACGCCAGAAGAATCTCGACCGCGTGGCCCCGCTGGCGGTGCGGATGCGCCCGCGGTCGCTCGACGAGTTCGTCGGTCAGCAGCACTTTCTGGCGCCCGGCAAGCTGCTGAGGCGCATGCTCGAGGCCGACCGATTGACCAGTGTCATCTTCTACGGGCCGCCGGGCACCGGGAAAACCACGCTCGCGTCGCTGGTGGCGCAGTACACGAACTGTCACTTCGAGCAGGTCAACGCCGCCGCCGTGGGAGTGAAAGAGGTTCGGGCGATTCTGGATGGGGCGCGCGACCGCCTCGGTCACAATGGTCGCCGTACAGTGCTGTTTCTCGACGAGATTCACCGGTTCAATCGGTCGCAGCAGGACATCCTGCTGCCGGATGTCGAGGCGGGTCACATTATCCTGGTCGGGGCGACGACGGAGAACCCGTTTTTCTCCGTCAATTCGCCGCTGATCTCTCGCAGCCAGGTGTTTCAGTTCGCTCCGATCGCCGAGGACGATATCCGGCAACTCATTCGCCGGGCGGCGACGGACAAAGAGCGAGGCTTTGGCAAGCTGCCGATCGAACTAACGGACGAGGCCGTCGATCACTGGGCGAAAATCTGCGACGGCGACGCCCGCCGGGCGCTGATGGCGCTGGAAGTGGCGGTCCTGAGCTTGATGGAGGAAGGCACGAAGGCACACCAGCACGAAAGCGCCGAGGGTAAGGAGCCGTCTACCCTTCGTGGGTCCGTCCCCACGCTCACAATTTCCCTCGACGTCGCCGAGCAGTCGATCCAGCAGAAGGCGATCGTGTACGACGGCACCGGCGACGAGCATTACGATGCCGCAAGCGCACTGATCAAATCGATGCGCGGCTCCGATCCCGATGCGGCGATCTATTGGCTCGCGAGAATGTTAGAGGCCGGGGAAGACCCTCGCTTCATCGCCCGACGGATTGCGATCCTGGCAAGCGAGGACGTCGGCAACGCCGACCCGCGAGCGATCAGCATCGCGGCTGCGTGTTATGACATCGTCGAGCGCATTGGCATGCCCGAAGCCCGCATTACACTGGCGCAGGCAGTCGTTTACATGTCGGCCGCACCCAAATCGAACCGCTCCTATGCGGCGATCAATGCGGCGGTGGACGATGTCCGCAACGGCCGCACCATTCCCGTTCCAAAGCATCTTCGGGACGGGACTTACGCCGGTGCGGCAAGACTCGGGAATGGTGCCGGCTATCAATATGCCCACGACCAACCCGGGGCATTTGTGGCGCAGGACTATTTGGGTGTCGATAAGACATATTATGTGCCGAGCGACCAGGGATTTGAGAAGGAGATCGGCAGACGGCTCGACTGGCTTTGGAACCAGCCAAAGGCGGGCGAGAATGCGAATGAGGGATCCGATAGAATGAAGTAG
- a CDS encoding zinc ribbon domain-containing protein — protein sequence MSDYACPECSTPVPEQAMYCPRCGSDLLEFKPATPASAESAKSKRESIVGWTLWISGGLLAVLGLFTLSGVRSWVALGLGIAMFVVGLGTLVGDDTKRQSKGKNRRRAKNETTV from the coding sequence ATGTCCGACTACGCCTGCCCCGAGTGTTCGACGCCAGTGCCTGAGCAGGCGATGTACTGCCCGCGATGCGGCAGCGACCTCCTGGAGTTCAAACCGGCGACTCCGGCATCCGCAGAATCGGCCAAGTCGAAGCGGGAATCGATCGTCGGTTGGACGCTTTGGATTTCGGGTGGCCTGCTCGCCGTCCTGGGCCTTTTCACACTTTCCGGCGTGCGAAGCTGGGTGGCGCTAGGCCTGGGGATCGCGATGTTCGTCGTCGGCCTGGGGACGCTCGTCGGCGACGACACGAAGAGGCAGTCGAAGGGGAAGAATCGGAGACGCGCGAAGAACGAGACAACTGTTTAG
- a CDS encoding LysR family transcriptional regulator — protein MEINQLVYLVAIAEEASFSRAAERLGVAQPSISQQVKKLEDELGTPLLDRLPRRVVPTAAGEKLLEHARRILAELSDARRRLSDSATTVSGSLKIGAIPTIAPYLLPDVLKHFASKHPHVHVDVVEDVTARLASLAEQGELDLAILSTLEGGPTLHVETIGHEALHLLLPKAHRLAKRKSVPWSDLTEERFLVLHEMHCLSGQVAHVCQRRKVRPNVVMRGAQLSTIAEMVSAGIGVSVVPAMMADHDKNPGRLTLPFAGEAPTREICLAWSLLRYRTQAARAMEQTIRQRL, from the coding sequence ATGGAAATTAACCAACTCGTTTATCTGGTCGCGATCGCCGAAGAGGCCAGTTTCTCTCGCGCCGCCGAGCGATTGGGCGTCGCCCAGCCGTCGATCAGCCAGCAGGTGAAGAAGCTGGAGGACGAACTGGGTACCCCGTTGCTCGACCGCCTGCCCCGACGCGTCGTTCCGACGGCGGCAGGGGAAAAGCTGCTGGAACACGCCCGGCGGATACTCGCCGAACTGTCCGACGCCCGCCGAAGGCTGTCAGACTCGGCCACCACAGTGTCGGGTTCGCTCAAGATCGGCGCGATTCCCACCATCGCGCCCTACCTGCTTCCCGATGTCCTCAAGCACTTCGCCAGCAAACACCCCCATGTGCATGTCGATGTCGTTGAGGATGTGACCGCCCGCCTGGCTTCGCTCGCCGAGCAGGGGGAACTCGACCTGGCGATCCTTTCCACGCTCGAAGGGGGCCCCACGTTGCACGTCGAGACCATTGGCCACGAGGCGCTGCACCTCCTGCTGCCCAAAGCCCACCGTCTGGCCAAACGAAAAAGCGTTCCCTGGTCGGACCTGACCGAAGAGCGGTTCCTGGTGCTGCACGAAATGCACTGCCTCTCGGGACAGGTGGCGCACGTCTGCCAGCGGCGCAAGGTCCGGCCGAACGTGGTGATGCGGGGTGCACAACTGAGCACCATCGCGGAAATGGTGTCGGCCGGGATCGGCGTAAGCGTGGTGCCGGCGATGATGGCCGACCACGACAAAAACCCCGGGCGATTGACCCTGCCATTTGCCGGCGAAGCACCCACGCGGGAAATTTGCCTGGCCTGGAGCCTGCTCCGTTACCGAACCCAGGCAGCTAGGGCGATGGAACAGACGATTCGGCAGCGGCTATGA
- a CDS encoding 5-formyltetrahydrofolate cyclo-ligase: MNDGTNKPAIRRKLRDILAGMTDADRHAKSIAACSLLATTPEFAAASTVMLYMSTTLEVDIASLALKCWQSGKTVVVPRVSWDQRRILPVEISSLQTGMTTTGHGIREPDATAGKPIPTDLIDLVVVPGLGFSEQGYRIGRGMGFYDRFLAQPEFVGIPCGLAFSDQVVPEIPVLDHDMPLSMLVTDRGISRFSSNLISSR; this comes from the coding sequence ATGAACGATGGAACCAACAAGCCAGCGATTCGCCGCAAACTGCGCGACATCCTTGCCGGCATGACCGATGCCGACCGCCATGCCAAGAGCATCGCGGCCTGTTCGCTGTTGGCGACGACGCCTGAGTTCGCCGCGGCATCAACCGTCATGCTCTACATGAGCACGACGCTCGAAGTCGATATTGCTTCCCTGGCGCTGAAATGTTGGCAGTCCGGAAAAACGGTCGTCGTGCCGCGCGTCAGCTGGGACCAGCGGCGAATCCTGCCGGTGGAGATTTCGTCGCTACAAACCGGGATGACGACGACAGGCCATGGGATTCGCGAGCCCGACGCGACGGCTGGCAAGCCCATCCCGACCGATCTGATCGATCTGGTGGTTGTCCCGGGACTGGGATTCAGTGAGCAGGGATACCGCATCGGACGGGGCATGGGTTTCTATGACCGGTTTCTCGCCCAGCCAGAGTTTGTGGGCATTCCGTGCGGGTTGGCGTTCTCCGACCAGGTGGTTCCGGAGATTCCCGTCCTTGACCATGACATGCCGCTTAGTATGCTCGTCACGGATCGTGGGATCAGCCGATTCTCTTCCAACCTGATCAGTAGTCGCTGA
- a CDS encoding UxaA family hydrolase, translating to MSVPNDMPDFLRIHLRDNVAVALSELPQGSAVLGIVTNAVIPRGHKVALKDLAAGEHVIKYGHPIGRAMRHIAAGELVHSHNLTSDLAGSVGNADFSAPITSAINNPPATPRTFDGFRRHDGGVGIRNEVWIINTVACVNRASEQIARAANARYCSYKTCDGVFSFTHPFGCAQLGDDLLYTQKVLAGLIRHPNAAAVLILGLGCENNQMKLLLEQVGSVNADRVKYFNAQDVADEIESGLDIAANLVEWACQFKREPIDARELIVGLKCGGSDGLSGITANPLVGRVADRHCARGGTALLTEVPEMFGAEQVLLERCSSRRTIDDTLTMVNGFRDYFRRYNQPIDENPSPGNKDGGITTLAEKSLGCVQKAGSSPIVDVLPYGMPAKPGRRGVALVNAPGNDGVSSTAMTVAGAHLLLFTTGRGTPLGMPVPTIKVSSNTALRDRKPSWIDFDAGAMLADGASADDLAEQLYDLCLDVASGKREARNEISGNREIAIWKDGVTL from the coding sequence ATGTCCGTCCCCAATGACATGCCCGATTTCCTCCGTATCCATCTTCGAGACAACGTCGCCGTCGCGCTGTCGGAATTGCCGCAGGGATCTGCAGTGCTCGGGATCGTCACCAACGCGGTGATTCCGCGCGGGCACAAGGTGGCGTTGAAGGATCTTGCAGCGGGCGAGCATGTCATCAAGTACGGCCACCCCATTGGCCGGGCCATGCGCCACATTGCCGCAGGCGAACTCGTTCATTCGCACAATCTGACGAGCGACCTCGCCGGCTCTGTCGGCAATGCAGACTTTAGCGCACCAATCACTTCGGCGATCAACAACCCGCCGGCGACGCCCCGTACCTTCGACGGCTTCCGCCGCCACGACGGCGGCGTCGGTATCCGCAACGAAGTCTGGATCATCAACACCGTCGCGTGTGTGAACCGCGCCAGCGAGCAGATTGCCCGCGCTGCCAACGCTCGCTACTGCAGCTACAAAACTTGCGACGGCGTCTTTTCCTTTACCCATCCGTTCGGCTGCGCCCAGCTTGGCGACGACCTGCTCTACACCCAGAAGGTCCTTGCCGGCCTGATTCGCCATCCCAATGCCGCCGCGGTGCTGATCCTCGGCCTTGGTTGCGAAAACAACCAGATGAAGCTGCTGCTGGAGCAGGTCGGCAGCGTCAACGCCGATCGGGTGAAGTACTTCAACGCGCAGGACGTCGCCGACGAGATCGAGTCCGGACTCGACATCGCCGCGAACCTGGTCGAATGGGCCTGTCAGTTCAAACGGGAGCCGATCGATGCGCGGGAGTTGATCGTCGGCCTCAAGTGTGGCGGCAGCGACGGGCTGAGCGGCATCACCGCCAACCCGCTGGTCGGCCGCGTCGCCGATCGACACTGTGCCCGGGGCGGAACGGCGTTGCTGACCGAAGTCCCGGAGATGTTCGGCGCCGAGCAGGTGCTGCTCGAGCGATGCAGCAGTCGACGAACGATCGACGACACGCTGACGATGGTCAACGGCTTCCGTGACTACTTTCGCCGCTACAACCAGCCGATCGACGAGAACCCGTCGCCGGGGAACAAGGACGGCGGCATCACCACGCTAGCCGAGAAATCGCTCGGCTGCGTGCAGAAGGCCGGGTCGTCACCGATCGTCGATGTGCTTCCCTACGGCATGCCTGCGAAACCGGGCCGCAGGGGCGTGGCGCTGGTGAACGCCCCCGGCAACGACGGCGTTTCCAGCACCGCAATGACCGTTGCCGGTGCCCACCTGCTGCTGTTCACCACCGGCCGGGGAACACCGCTGGGAATGCCGGTGCCGACGATCAAAGTCTCCAGTAACACCGCACTGCGCGATCGCAAGCCGAGCTGGATCGATTTTGACGCCGGTGCCATGCTCGCCGACGGCGCCTCGGCCGACGACCTGGCCGAGCAGCTCTACGATCTGTGCCTCGATGTCGCCAGCGGTAAACGCGAAGCACGGAACGAGATCAGCGGCAACCGCGAGATCGCGATCTGGAAAGACGGCGTCACGCTGTAG